The proteins below are encoded in one region of Stieleria sp. JC731:
- a CDS encoding PAS domain S-box protein produces MKREGDCGELMRSKLLQQFAPAAIVIDQTRQIIDRHGHFDGFVNEDLLGQQLSATLPSAILEILDQPLATTLNSGNSASATGSWFDGNSRRHLQVLVQQIAAESEADFSSISDLGDSEPRYLVTFEDVTQVDSLRRNVEDKRQRLALATQASSMGVFDLDPQTDELIASEVFCSLFGKRPGSLTHGEQLFSQIHENDAAEVRKRVADACTNCTEYNAEFRVRRDPKRVNWIVMRGKYIRDSDGKTSLIGVAWDATERRQLERSLARSRREVEIALTAGGLGTWKWDIGSDLVTWSDSLHQLLGFGNEEFGGTFGAFRELVHPDDTEKVEREIQKTLVGRCDDYHIECRMRHQGGKWLWVCGDGSVERDSQGNPTLLIGAIMDITDQKRIERRLKAKSRQLRSVTDAMPALIALIDTEEKIQFANEAFAAQFSCTVDEAVGKSVFEILGEETYKSLQSNLMRSLAGERCKFELPLLQDGGSVIKDVTFIPEFDTDENQIGVYVLATDVTHRKRYEQRLKENQVYLLRETQKLAEALTQISSAESKLRVLFDQSFFYTGVIDLEGNLIDINEAATVPFGFASDEVLGTKFWDTPWWTGHPDSQTKLQHHFKDALQGKPYREVIAFNGPGGILRYTDFIYQPAIGDDGEIQFVVATGQDVTESIVQQAQIRKSEQRLRLALNAADLKLWQWNVGEDRWFSSFGEEASSGQLASRPTDSLATFIESIHPEDRARVESKLCACLDDRTAFREEYRVVRDSKTRWILALAHVSIDEDDAPLQLIGVELDITDRKLTELKLDEARRAAEEANVSKSAFLANMSHEIRTPMTAILGYTELAQSTGDARERDEHLSTIRRNGYYLLEIINDILDLSKIEAGKIEIARQRFEPASLVADVQSIMSVRAAENQLELEVQYDGLLPEVIRTDPKRLKQILINLIGNAIKFTKQGGVTVTVRYIEGDEGYLEFQVSDTGIGMTQKQQNLLFEPFTQGDARINRQFGGTGLGLAISQRLANILGGEINCESKIGEGSTFTFQVKAPPLPGVTMVSPIKETVQKRSEYSVANIRLEKRILVVDDRPDIRLLSKRILTKAGATVVEAVDGLDAIDRYNESVQANKTIDCIILDMQMPRLDGYRTASRLRKMDFHGPIIAVTAEAMDGDSNRCIASGCDDYLSKPIDANKLLRLVDGLCDDN; encoded by the coding sequence ATGAAGCGTGAAGGCGACTGCGGCGAACTGATGCGTAGCAAGTTGCTTCAGCAATTTGCCCCCGCCGCGATCGTGATCGATCAGACGCGACAGATTATCGACCGGCATGGTCACTTCGATGGATTTGTCAATGAGGATCTTCTTGGCCAACAACTTTCTGCCACGCTGCCGTCCGCAATCCTTGAAATCCTGGACCAGCCCCTAGCGACTACGCTGAACTCTGGAAATTCGGCAAGTGCGACCGGATCGTGGTTTGACGGAAATTCGCGTCGACATCTGCAAGTCCTCGTCCAACAGATTGCAGCGGAATCTGAAGCGGATTTTAGCAGCATCAGCGATCTAGGTGATTCCGAACCGCGATACTTGGTCACTTTTGAAGACGTGACTCAGGTTGACTCATTGCGTCGGAATGTGGAGGACAAGCGGCAGCGTTTGGCTCTCGCGACGCAGGCCTCCAGCATGGGTGTGTTCGATCTCGATCCACAAACCGACGAATTGATCGCCAGCGAAGTCTTTTGCAGTCTGTTCGGAAAACGTCCCGGATCGTTGACGCATGGCGAGCAGCTGTTTTCCCAGATTCACGAGAATGACGCGGCCGAGGTACGCAAACGTGTTGCAGACGCTTGCACCAATTGCACCGAGTACAACGCTGAATTCCGAGTCCGACGTGATCCCAAACGCGTCAACTGGATCGTCATGCGTGGCAAGTACATCCGTGACTCCGATGGAAAAACGAGCCTAATTGGCGTGGCATGGGATGCTACCGAACGACGTCAACTCGAACGCTCGTTAGCGCGGTCCCGACGCGAAGTTGAAATCGCACTCACCGCAGGTGGATTGGGAACGTGGAAGTGGGACATCGGCAGTGACCTGGTGACCTGGTCTGATTCGTTGCATCAGTTATTGGGATTTGGCAACGAGGAATTCGGCGGAACATTCGGTGCGTTTCGTGAGCTGGTGCATCCCGATGACACCGAAAAAGTCGAGCGAGAGATTCAAAAGACTCTGGTCGGTCGATGCGATGATTACCACATCGAATGTCGTATGCGACATCAGGGTGGCAAGTGGCTTTGGGTTTGCGGCGACGGATCAGTCGAGCGAGATTCGCAGGGCAATCCAACCCTGTTGATCGGTGCGATCATGGACATCACCGATCAAAAGCGAATCGAACGAAGACTCAAAGCGAAGTCTCGTCAACTGCGTTCGGTCACCGATGCGATGCCGGCACTGATCGCATTGATCGACACGGAAGAGAAAATTCAATTTGCCAACGAAGCCTTCGCGGCACAGTTTTCCTGCACCGTCGATGAAGCCGTTGGGAAATCCGTGTTCGAAATCCTTGGCGAAGAGACCTACAAGTCGCTGCAGTCGAACCTGATGCGTTCGCTTGCCGGTGAACGTTGCAAATTTGAGCTACCACTGCTTCAAGACGGCGGATCCGTCATCAAGGATGTCACGTTCATCCCGGAATTCGATACCGATGAAAACCAGATCGGTGTGTATGTGTTGGCCACGGACGTGACGCATCGAAAAAGATACGAACAGCGGCTGAAGGAAAACCAAGTTTACCTTTTACGCGAAACTCAGAAACTTGCCGAAGCGTTAACGCAAATCAGTTCTGCCGAAAGCAAGCTTCGCGTCCTGTTCGACCAAAGTTTCTTTTATACAGGCGTCATCGATCTGGAAGGCAACTTGATCGATATCAACGAAGCGGCGACGGTTCCATTCGGCTTTGCTTCCGATGAAGTTTTGGGCACCAAGTTCTGGGACACGCCATGGTGGACCGGACACCCCGATTCCCAAACCAAATTACAACACCACTTCAAAGACGCCCTGCAAGGTAAACCCTATCGCGAGGTGATCGCATTCAACGGTCCCGGTGGAATTCTTCGGTACACAGACTTCATCTATCAGCCGGCCATCGGAGATGACGGTGAGATTCAGTTTGTCGTCGCGACAGGACAGGACGTTACCGAATCGATCGTTCAGCAAGCACAAATTCGCAAAAGCGAACAACGGTTACGCTTAGCACTCAACGCTGCCGACCTAAAACTGTGGCAGTGGAATGTTGGAGAGGATCGTTGGTTCTCAAGTTTTGGTGAAGAAGCCTCGAGCGGCCAGTTGGCATCGCGACCAACGGATTCTCTGGCGACGTTCATCGAAAGCATTCACCCCGAGGACCGTGCACGCGTCGAATCGAAACTGTGTGCCTGCTTGGACGACCGCACCGCTTTTCGCGAAGAGTATCGCGTTGTGCGGGACAGCAAAACACGCTGGATTCTTGCATTGGCGCACGTCAGCATTGATGAAGACGACGCGCCATTGCAGTTGATCGGTGTCGAACTGGACATCACCGATCGCAAGTTGACCGAACTAAAACTGGACGAAGCACGCCGCGCTGCCGAAGAGGCCAACGTCTCCAAAAGTGCCTTCCTAGCGAACATGAGCCATGAAATTCGGACGCCGATGACTGCGATTTTGGGCTACACCGAGTTGGCCCAGTCGACCGGCGATGCTCGCGAACGCGACGAACACCTCAGCACCATTCGACGCAACGGTTACTATCTGCTCGAGATCATCAACGACATTTTGGATCTTTCCAAAATTGAAGCCGGTAAAATCGAAATTGCGAGGCAACGATTCGAACCGGCTAGCCTAGTCGCTGACGTTCAATCGATCATGAGCGTTCGTGCTGCCGAAAATCAATTGGAACTTGAGGTTCAATATGATGGCTTATTGCCGGAAGTGATCCGAACGGATCCAAAGCGACTGAAGCAGATTTTGATCAACCTTATCGGCAACGCGATCAAGTTTACAAAACAGGGCGGTGTCACCGTTACGGTACGCTATATCGAAGGCGACGAGGGGTACTTGGAATTCCAAGTTTCCGACACAGGAATCGGGATGACACAAAAGCAACAAAACCTTTTGTTCGAACCCTTCACCCAAGGTGACGCGCGTATCAATCGCCAGTTTGGTGGCACGGGTCTCGGCCTGGCGATCAGTCAACGCCTAGCAAACATACTTGGCGGCGAGATCAACTGCGAAAGTAAGATCGGCGAAGGCAGCACGTTTACCTTCCAAGTCAAAGCGCCACCGCTACCAGGCGTCACGATGGTCAGCCCGATCAAAGAGACCGTGCAAAAACGCAGCGAGTACTCGGTAGCCAACATTCGTTTGGAAAAACGCATCTTGGTTGTCGACGACCGACCCGACATTCGCTTGCTTAGCAAACGAATCTTGACCAAGGCAGGCGCGACCGTTGTCGAGGCCGTTGATGGCTTGGACGCGATCGATCGATACAACGAATCCGTCCAAGCAAACAAAACTATCGATTGCATTATTCTCGATATGCAAATGCCTCGCCTTGACGGATACCGGACAGCTTCAAGGCTCCGGAAAATGGACTTTCATGGTCCGATCATCGCGGTGACCGCAGAAGCAATGGACGGCGATTCGAACCGATGTATTGCCAGCGGCTGCGATGATTATTTAAGCAAACCGATTGACGCAAACAAACTTCTTCGTCTTGTCGACGGACTTTGCGACGACAACTAA
- a CDS encoding AI-2E family transporter: MPDDKGSNQSSAPDAIAKPKRLPSAKANIVCASMLVLYALYFARTLIIPILIAAFAYLTLRPLVRRGRHLGIPSSVASGLILGTSIVITVIPAYLVMEPARQTLDQAPEYVDNVKERLSFVFNKLDAVSDATTKLAEEEREKDISEAPVPVEIKQPNWNANLTFISGTGNFVSLVIVTIVLLYFLLAFGDDLIRNMLHTLPDFRTKRNFFAAIDGVQDGLSLYLAHVTTINIILGVCVSIAMWLLGMPTPLLWGVMACVFNFVPVLGAFAGSAIIFVVALLTFDPLYYAIIITSTFLMLTTIEGQFITPTVLGRSMQMNPVLVFIATVFWGWMWGLAGVLLSVPILIAIRMASEHYECSRGIAEFLGGKRQSDEEKQNRRVPDPGLAIGLKVNPDG, translated from the coding sequence ATGCCAGACGACAAAGGATCGAATCAATCTTCTGCCCCTGACGCAATCGCCAAGCCCAAGCGATTACCAAGTGCGAAAGCAAACATCGTGTGCGCCTCGATGCTTGTCTTATATGCGTTGTACTTCGCCCGCACGCTGATCATTCCCATCTTGATCGCTGCGTTTGCCTATCTCACTCTTCGACCTCTTGTCCGACGTGGACGACACCTTGGTATCCCATCGTCTGTCGCATCAGGCTTAATTTTGGGAACCAGCATTGTCATTACTGTGATCCCAGCTTACTTGGTGATGGAGCCCGCAAGGCAAACTCTAGACCAAGCCCCTGAATATGTCGACAACGTCAAAGAGCGGCTGAGTTTCGTCTTCAATAAGCTGGACGCCGTTAGTGACGCGACCACGAAGTTGGCAGAAGAGGAACGTGAAAAAGACATTTCCGAGGCGCCGGTCCCGGTTGAGATTAAGCAACCAAATTGGAACGCCAATCTGACGTTCATTAGCGGAACCGGGAACTTCGTTTCGTTAGTCATCGTCACCATCGTGCTTCTGTACTTTCTGCTGGCCTTTGGCGACGACTTGATAAGAAACATGCTTCACACGCTTCCTGACTTTCGAACGAAGCGAAATTTCTTCGCCGCGATCGATGGTGTGCAAGACGGATTGAGTCTCTATCTTGCGCATGTCACCACGATCAACATCATCTTGGGTGTTTGTGTATCGATCGCGATGTGGTTGTTGGGCATGCCCACGCCACTCTTGTGGGGCGTAATGGCATGTGTGTTCAACTTTGTTCCTGTTTTAGGTGCGTTCGCCGGTTCGGCGATCATCTTCGTCGTCGCACTTTTGACTTTTGATCCGCTGTACTACGCGATCATCATCACGTCGACCTTTTTGATGCTGACAACGATCGAAGGCCAGTTCATTACCCCCACCGTCCTTGGGCGGTCCATGCAAATGAATCCGGTTTTAGTCTTCATCGCAACGGTTTTCTGGGGGTGGATGTGGGGACTTGCTGGTGTGTTGCTATCGGTACCTATCCTGATAGCGATCCGAATGGCTAGCGAACACTACGAATGCTCCCGCGGCATTGCCGAATTCCTTGGTGGAAAACGTCAATCGGATGAGGAAAAGCAAAATCGGCGCGTTCCCGACCCAGGCTTGGCAATCGGTTTGAAGGTGAATCCCGACGGGTAA